The Mixophyes fleayi isolate aMixFle1 chromosome 1, aMixFle1.hap1, whole genome shotgun sequence genome includes a region encoding these proteins:
- the SHISA3 gene encoding protein shisa-3 homolog, whose amino-acid sequence MMGLLGCYLMVAFFTWGTARAQGEYCHGWVDAAGNYQAGFQCPEDFDTVDATICCGSCALRYCCAASDARLEQGSCTNDRELENTGVTAQPVYVPFLVVGSIFIAFIIVGSLVAVYCCTCLRPKQTSQQPMRFTLRSYPPESLPMILTSTNLRTPSRQSSTATSSTSTGSSVRRLSSSRADPGCLVTSPPPPYSSAHAIHLNPSSTFLVSTQYFSYPLQPDGNSNKGCPDFRQ is encoded by the exons ATGATGGGGTTACTAGGATGCTACTTAATGGTCGCCTTTTTCACTTGGGGCACTGCCAGGGCACAGGGAGAGTACTGTCATGGATGGGTGGACGCTGCTGGGAATTACCAGGCGGGATTTCAGTGTCCGGAGGATTTTGACACTGTAGACGCCACTATCTGCTGCGGCTCCTGCGCGTTGCGCTACTGCTGCGCTGCATCTGACGCCAGACTGGAGCAAGGCAGCTGCACCAACGACCGAGAGTTGGAGAATACCGGCGTAACTGCCC AACCTGTGTATGTTCCATTCCTCGTTGTTGGATCCATATTTATTGCCTTTATCATCGTGGGCTCGCTGGTGGCCGTCTACTGTTGCACATGTTTGAGACCGAAGCAGACGTCCCAACAGCCAATGAGGTTCACATTGCGCAGTTATCCTCCAGAATCTCTCCCTATGATTTTGACCAGTACTAATCTACGAACTCCATCCAGACAGTCCAGCACGGCCACCAGTTCCACCTCCACTGGTAGTTCTGTACGCAGACTCTCCTCCTCCAGGGCAGACCCCGGTTGTCTTGTAACATCGCCTCCACCTCCTTACTCTTCAGCACACGCCATCCACCTGAACCCATCTTCTACATTTCTGGTCTCCACACAGTACTTCTCTTATCCACTCCAACCAGATGGAAACTCAAATAAGGGCTGTCCCGACTTCAGACAATAG